TCGTTGGACAAAGACTGGGCTTTGGCCAAGATCCGCGGGTATGAAACCTGTCTCAATGCCAGCCTTGATGATAACAATATACCAACCTCTGTCTTTCACAATCTGGTCAAGACGGTTAACGACAATATCGAAGTCCTCCACAAGTGGACGCGGCTGCGCAAGAAGATACTCGGCTTCGACACATTGTACACCTACGATCTGTCGGTTCCGTTGGGCTTCACTTTCGACAAAGAATACACATACGAAGAGTGTGTCGAAATCTGTCGGTTGGGTCTTGCTCCCATGGGTGAGCAATATGTCAAAGACCTGACCAAAGGTTTCGAATCCGGCTGGATCGACGCCTACGAAACGGAAGGTAAGGGAACCGGCGGCTATTGCTGGGGAACCTACAAATCGCATCCATACATACTCATGAACTTCAGCGGTCGGCTGGACGATCTGTTTACTTTGGCCCACGAGATGGGGCACGCCTTGAATGCCTTCTACGCCAACAAAACCGAGCCGTACATCTATCACGGCCAGACCCTTTTCACGGCGGAAGTTGCGTCTACCTGCAACGAGGCGCTCGTTATCAAGTATCTCTTGGCTAATGCCGAAAGCAAACAGGAAAAACTGGCTATCCTCAATCATTATATCAAACTGATTCAAGGGACCTTTTTTACTCAGGTTATGTTTGCCGAGTTTGAACTGGCCGTGCATGACCGGGTTGAATCCGGTGAGGCGGTTTCGGTCGACTACTTCCGCAAGACCTATCGAGACATCTATCAGAAGTACAACGGCCCGGAACTGGTCATCGGGGAGAACAACGATATGAGCGGGATGAAGATTCCGCATTTCTATCGTCAATACTATGTCTATCAATATGCCACCGGGATTGCTGCCGGTGAGGCCTTGTCGCAGGCAATTCTCGAAAAGGGCAAACCGGCCGTCGATGCCTACATGAAATTCCTGTCCACTGGATCGTCCAAGTACCCGGTTGACATCCTCAAAGATGCCGGTGTGGACATCACCAATCCGGAACCGGTTGAGCGCACGATCAAACTGTTCGGTGAACTGGTTGATCAGATGGAAGCTTTGCTGAACGAAAGCTAACACGGTCAAGCCGTGAATGTCATGGTCGAGCCGTGACTGTCACGGTCGATCCGCCTTTGCCGCAGCCTGGGTGCCCCACAGCTTGCTGTGGGATTCTGTGACAGACTGGGTGCCCCACAGCTTGCTGTGGGAAAAGAAGGTAGGGCGGGTCCGTCTTCGAACCCGCCAAAGTTCATACGCAGAGAATCCCGCTCCGCGGGATGTCAGGACCACAAGGGGTCCTGACCTACGGCTTACAACATCACACGCAGGCCGATCAAGCCACCGACGTCATATTCGAGTTGGGGTGCCCCACAGCTTGCTGTGGGATTCTGTGACAGCCTGGGTGCCCCACAGCTTGCTGTGGGATTCTGTGGTGCTTGCAGTTTCACGCCCTTCGCGCACATAAGCCGGAAATCCCCGTAGGGTGGGTCCGTCTTCGCCTGCGCGCCGCGGCGGGAGAATCAAGGCCACCCCCAAAACGAGTTTGAGGGTGCCACCCAGAACCGTGGGAAGCGCGAAACAGTGGCTTGCCACTTGTGCTGGTCGAGTCTTCAGACTCGGGCTGCAACCAGCATCTATGTACGCTCCCCAAGGTTTTCGCAAGAAATCCTTGATTTTCCTTCACAAATGATAAGATTGGTGGCTGTTGCTCCAAGGTGAGCAGTGATGGAACTTAACATGATGATCAGGAGAGATGAACGATGATGATTTCACAGAAAGTTGCCGACCGACTCAATCTGCAGATCAAGTATGAATACTATTCTTTCTGGCTGTATCAGCAGATGGTTTTTGAGTTAGAGACGATGGGGCTGAAGGTCTTTGCGCAATGGTTCACCGAGCAGGCGGCTGAAGAGCAGGCGCACGCGCTCAAAATGGCCAAGTACCTACTGGATCAGGACGCCAAAGTCAAACTACTGGCGCTTGAAGAACCACAGCATGAATGGAACTCGGTCGAGGAGATCGTCGAAGCGGCCCGGGATCACGAGATACAGGTGACCGGTAATATCAACGAATGTGTTGATCTGGCTATCGAGGAAAAGGACCATGCCACGCGCAACTTCCTCAACTGGTTCGTTGACGAGCAGGTGGAAGAAGTAGCCACAGCCAACGAACTGCTCGATTTGGTGCGGATGGCCAAGACTCCGGATCAGATTCTGCTCTTGGAAAACCGCATTATGGAACTCCGCGCCCCGGAGGGCGGCGAGTAACGCACCGGTTATATTCGGGTGGCCGTCTCACCGTTGTCATTCTGGCGAAGGCCAGAATCCAGTCTTCAGTAGCGTGGGTCCGTCTTCGCCTGCGCGCCGCGGCGTGGACCCGCCAATAAAACCGCATGCCGAACCCCCTGTGGTCTCGACTCCGCTCAGGGTAAGGTTGTGGGGTGAGCTAAGCATGAGGTTAGCAACGCGCGTAGCGCGAAAGGGTGGCTTGCCACTAATTCAACGCGCCGGAAACGTACAAAACAACCAGCACCAGGATGACTATGCCCAAACCGAGCGTAGCGTACATCCACACCGGCGTTTCTTTCTGCGGCGGCGCAGCCACAGTCTTGACTTCCTTGCGTTGCACTTTGTCGCGTTTGCGCTTTTCGGCTTCGGACCAGTCAAACATGAACTCCTCGGCGCCCTTGTAGCGATGAACCACGCGAATAGCCAGGAGCTTGATTAGAATATTGCAAATGTCGACCGGCAGTTCACCTCGCATGTCGTCGAGCCTTAGATTGCTGGCCGAATCATAGCTCGGATTGCGACCGGTCAGCATCTGATGCAGGATGACACCCATACCGTAAATGTCCCCCTGACGCGAGGGCTTGCGCTCGGGCGGCGAGTACCAGTTTTTCTTGTTGGGTCCGTCGTAATGGATAGGCAAACCGAAGTCGGTCAGTTTGACAACTTCGCTGCTGTCGAACAGAACATTGGATGGTCGCAGATTGCCGTGGACGATATTGTTCTTGTGGATGAAATCCAGCCCGGCGGCCAGTTGCATGATGACCCCGAACGCTTTTTCCCATTCCCATCTTCGCACTAGCCGGTCGGCCAGCGAACCGCCGGGGGCGTATTCGGATATGACAACGGTCGACTTCTTATCGCCGCCGGCGCCGAAAATGTTGATCACGTTCTTATGTTTGACCGATTTCAACAGGTTGGCTTCTTTGCGCCCGGCTTCACCCTTGTTGTGCTTCTTGATTACATAGAGCCGCTTGTTGAGTTTGTTCTCGACTAAGATAGTGGAGCCAAACTTGGTCTCTTTAATGGTGTCGAGGTAGCGACACTTGCCCATGAATGAATCGGAATCATCAAAGCTCAGATCATCGGGGCTGCTAACTGCCTCGGTGCCGCCGATCACTTCGAGGATAGCATCCTTCAACAGCACGGCCGATTGATACCTGTCTTTGGGCTCCTGGGAGAGACATTTCAGGATTATGTCGTCCAGGCGGGGATCGAGATTGTGATCGATCTCGCTGGGCATTTTGAAACGACCCATCGGTTTCTTGCCGATCAGCACTTCGTAGAGCATCACGCCTACGGCGTAGATGTCGGTAGTGTGATCGACATTGGTTGAGCTGACTTTCTGCTCCGGTGACATGTAGGCGAAAGTGCCCATGACAACATCGGTCGAAGTCGCCTCGCTCTCGGGTGTGCCGACCATCTGGGCGATACCGAAATCGGCCACCAGGGCGTTACCCTGGCGATCTATCAGCACGTTGGCCGGTTTGATGTCGCGATGAATGACGCCGTTCTTGTGGGCATAGTCGAGGGCCTTACAGACCGACACCAACATGTCGAGTTTCGTTTTCAGGCCTATCTTGTCGGCGTCGATAATCTCACGCAGGTTGGTGCCGTCGACGTACTCCATGACAAAAAAGTAGCGCCCCCCGGCTGAGCCGCGATCAATCACATGAACGATGTTGGGATGATTGAGCTTGCCGATGACCATCGACTCACGCTCGAATCGTCTGACAATCTCCGGGTCGGTGGTCAGGTTGGGGAACAGGATTTTGACGGCAACGTCACGGTCCAGCGACTCCTGGCGGGCACGGAAAATCTCCGCGATACCTCCCTGGCCGATCTTGCCGGTGACAAGATAGTCACCAATTCGGACTTCCTTTTTGTCCTTTACTTCCGTGGTCATATTCCCCAAGCCAAAAAAATCAGGGACCACCCTTTATGGGCGGTCCCTGTAGTAATCGGCAGAATGCCCTCAGAGCATTATTTTATGAGAATCATTTTCTTGGTCAGACTCTTATCCTTTGTGGAAAGGCGGTAGAAATAAATGCCTGAGGGGGATGAGGCGGCATCGAACTCAACCTGGTGGACACCGGCAGGCATACGCTGATCCAGCAGCACCGCCGTTTTCTGGCCGAGGACGTTGAACACCTCAAGAGTTGCCAGGCCGGCGGTGGGCAGGGCAAACTCAATCACTGTAGTCGGGTTGAACGGATTGGGGTAGTTCTGAGCCATCTCGAATCGGTTGGGGAGCAGTTGGCCGTCGGATTCATCATCAACCCCAGTGGGCATTTGGACTGTGATCTGACCCGGAATAAAGGCGGCCGGTAGTTTGAGTTCCTCCCCCAGGGCGTCGGAAAAACCGATCCCGGACCAGACGATCGGACTATTGCCGTGGTAGATTGAGTCGATGGCGATAGTCCCAACAGGCGCCAGCCCGGATAGGGTGAAATGCATGGTGGCCAGGATTCCCTCCGAGTCAGGCATTGTCGTCACCGGAAAAACATTGTAATTGGGATAGAAGCTGATTGCCACGCTGTCGGAAGCGTTATCGATCAGACTTATGGCGCTCATACCGCCCGGTTTCAGCGAAGTAGTATAGGAAACCGAGTCCAGAGTCAGGTGCGGGCTGTTGTACTTCAGCGGCAGTTGCATCCCGGCAATAGCCAGATCATTGCCGACTATTCGAACATTGACTTCGAAACTCTGGCCCGGTTCAGCCTGGACCATGTCGACCGAGACGGAACCCGCAAAACTGGTGAATTGCGCGCCGGCCAGGGTGGGGAGTAGCAGCACGGTCGCTGTGAGAATCATTAGCACATGTCGTTTCATCGACTATCCTTTCGGTTGCTCATTATCTACTTGCGTTCTCAGGCGGTTGTGACTCATTTCCACGAAGCCGCCG
This DNA window, taken from Candidatus Zixiibacteriota bacterium, encodes the following:
- the pepF gene encoding oligoendopeptidase F, with translation MKLSQTLCRALLIIWAVLLMASLAYTADDSGIPQRSDIDDKYKWRVEDIYETPDLWEADFQTLKSTMTGLQQYQGHLGDSPKMLYDCLTMSDELGIIEGNLYVYAYLKLDEDNRSSVYQELAGRIQALSSQLSEATSFIEPELLTLDEAKVEAFMKQEPKLELYRFYLEDQLRRKAHILSQEEEAIIAALGPVARAPSAIFQMIDAADLKLGTVVDGEGDTISLTWGRYARIMEGPDRELRSRANDTVQASYLRYINTLGTTFGASLDKDWALAKIRGYETCLNASLDDNNIPTSVFHNLVKTVNDNIEVLHKWTRLRKKILGFDTLYTYDLSVPLGFTFDKEYTYEECVEICRLGLAPMGEQYVKDLTKGFESGWIDAYETEGKGTGGYCWGTYKSHPYILMNFSGRLDDLFTLAHEMGHALNAFYANKTEPYIYHGQTLFTAEVASTCNEALVIKYLLANAESKQEKLAILNHYIKLIQGTFFTQVMFAEFELAVHDRVESGEAVSVDYFRKTYRDIYQKYNGPELVIGENNDMSGMKIPHFYRQYYVYQYATGIAAGEALSQAILEKGKPAVDAYMKFLSTGSSKYPVDILKDAGVDITNPEPVERTIKLFGELVDQMEALLNES
- a CDS encoding ferritin, with amino-acid sequence MMISQKVADRLNLQIKYEYYSFWLYQQMVFELETMGLKVFAQWFTEQAAEEQAHALKMAKYLLDQDAKVKLLALEEPQHEWNSVEEIVEAARDHEIQVTGNINECVDLAIEEKDHATRNFLNWFVDEQVEEVATANELLDLVRMAKTPDQILLLENRIMELRAPEGGE
- a CDS encoding protein kinase — translated: MTTEVKDKKEVRIGDYLVTGKIGQGGIAEIFRARQESLDRDVAVKILFPNLTTDPEIVRRFERESMVIGKLNHPNIVHVIDRGSAGGRYFFVMEYVDGTNLREIIDADKIGLKTKLDMLVSVCKALDYAHKNGVIHRDIKPANVLIDRQGNALVADFGIAQMVGTPESEATSTDVVMGTFAYMSPEQKVSSTNVDHTTDIYAVGVMLYEVLIGKKPMGRFKMPSEIDHNLDPRLDDIILKCLSQEPKDRYQSAVLLKDAILEVIGGTEAVSSPDDLSFDDSDSFMGKCRYLDTIKETKFGSTILVENKLNKRLYVIKKHNKGEAGRKEANLLKSVKHKNVINIFGAGGDKKSTVVISEYAPGGSLADRLVRRWEWEKAFGVIMQLAAGLDFIHKNNIVHGNLRPSNVLFDSSEVVKLTDFGLPIHYDGPNKKNWYSPPERKPSRQGDIYGMGVILHQMLTGRNPSYDSASNLRLDDMRGELPVDICNILIKLLAIRVVHRYKGAEEFMFDWSEAEKRKRDKVQRKEVKTVAAPPQKETPVWMYATLGLGIVILVLVVLYVSGALN
- a CDS encoding T9SS type A sorting domain-containing protein; protein product: MKRHVLMILTATVLLLPTLAGAQFTSFAGSVSVDMVQAEPGQSFEVNVRIVGNDLAIAGMQLPLKYNSPHLTLDSVSYTTSLKPGGMSAISLIDNASDSVAISFYPNYNVFPVTTMPDSEGILATMHFTLSGLAPVGTIAIDSIYHGNSPIVWSGIGFSDALGEELKLPAAFIPGQITVQMPTGVDDESDGQLLPNRFEMAQNYPNPFNPTTVIEFALPTAGLATLEVFNVLGQKTAVLLDQRMPAGVHQVEFDAASSPSGIYFYRLSTKDKSLTKKMILIK